A genomic segment from Zygotorulaspora mrakii chromosome 1, complete sequence encodes:
- the CDC60 gene encoding leucine--tRNA ligase CDC60 (similar to Saccharomyces cerevisiae CDC60 (YPL160W); ancestral locus Anc_8.683), protein MSTSADKKGLVLENTGRRDALIAIEKKYQKLWAEEHLFELDAPSIDDEPITMDSEELHKKYPKFMASMAYPYMNGVLHAGHCFTLSKVEFSVGFERMNGKKALFPLGFHCTGMPVLACADKLKREIEMFGPNFSDNVPPETEDVAEKKVEKKESEDVTKFKAKKSKAAAKQGRGKYQFEIMLQLGIPREQVSKFADANYWLTYFPPLCQSDCSSLGSRIDWRRSFITTDVNPYYDSFIRWQMNRLKDAGKIKFGERYTIYSEKDGQACMDHDRQSGEGVTPQEYIGIKIEATEFAPEAKKIVETCEALDKSKRFYFVAATLRPETMYGQTCCFVSPKIDYGIFDAGDSYYITTQRAFKNMSYQKLTPKRADYNAITTISGRSFIGTKIHAPLTPYKELRILPMDTVIATKGTGVVTCVPSNSPDDFMTSKDLKNKPEYYGIKAEWIDHEPIPIIHTEKYGDLIAKAICEEKKIQSPKDTVLLADAKKLAYKEDFYSGTMIYGKYKGEKVEVAKNKVKLDLIASGDAFVYNEPESLVVSRSGDECIVSLEDQWYVDYGEKQWKEQAFECLDGMQLFAPEVKNAFEGVLEWLKNWAVCRTYGLGTKLPWDPKYLVESLSDSTIYQAFYTIAHLLFKDYYGNEIGPLGIKPDQMTDDVYDFIFQHKDRITSDIPVESLQRLRREFEYFYPLDVSISGKDLIPNHLTFFIYTHVALFPKKFWPKGIRANGHLMLNNAKMSKSTGNFMTLKQIVEKFGADASRIALADAGDTVEDANFDESNANAAILRLYNLKEWAEEIMKDSDKLRTDELSDFFDIAFENEMNSLIEQTYKQYELTNYKNALKYGLFDFQASRDYYRESTVVMHKDLVLRYIKEQVLLLAPIAPHFAEYVYREVLGNKQSVQNAKFPRAFKPVDNAITASLEYVRSVQRSIREAEGQALKKKKGGKPSEIDASKPVRLTLLISESFPEWQASCVEIVRELFSQQSLDDNKKIRDKISPKEMKRAMPFISLLKQRLTTEPAEVVFQRELLFNEVETVKATKAVLKKAAQGVKVEELVAVSFPYGSKVGKNIFTGEEVEIPALAKIVDNAVPGNPGAYMQNI, encoded by the coding sequence ATGTCTACATCTGCTGATAAGAAGGGACTGGTCTTAGAGAATACCGGTCGTAGAGATGCATTGATtgccattgaaaagaaatatcaaaaattatgGGCTGAAGAACATCTCTTTGAGCTCGATGCTCCGTCAATTGATGACGAGCCAATCACGATGGATTCTGAAGAATTACATAAGAAATATCCAAAATTCATGGCATCCATGGCCTATCCATATATGAATGGTGTTCTTCATGCAGGGCACTGTTTCACACTATCCAAAGTTGAGTTTTCTGTTGGTTTTGAAAGGATGAATGGTAAGAAAGCATTGTTTCCTTTGGGTTTCCACTGTACAGGTATGCCAGTTTTAGCCTGTGCTGAtaagttgaaaagagaaatagAGATGTTTGGACCAAACTTCTCTGATAATGTTCCACCAGAGACAGAAGACGTTGCAGAGAAAAAggtagaaaagaaagaatctGAGGATGTGACCAAGTTCAAGGctaaaaaatcaaaagctGCTGCAAAACAGGGTCGTGGAAAATATCAGTTTGAGATTATGTTACAGTTAGGTATCCCAAGGGAACAAGTTAGTAAATTCGCTGATGCAAATTATTGGTTGACCTATTTCCCACCACTGTGCCAAAGTGACTGTTCTAGTCTTGGCTCTCGTATTGACTGGAGACGTTCTTTCATTACAACTGATGTAAATCCTTACTATGATTCATTTATCAGATGGCAAATGAACAGATTAAAGGATGCTGGAAAGATTAAGTTCGGTGAACGTTACACGATTTACTCTGAAAAAGATGGTCAAGCGTGTATGGATCATGATAGACAATCCGGGGAAGGTGTTACCCCCCAGGAATACATTGGTATCAAAATCGAAGCTACGGAGTTCGCTCCAGAGGCTAAAAAAATCGTTGAAACTTGCGAAGCTCTTGACAAATCGAAGAGATTTTACTTTGTGGCAGCAACTTTGAGACCAGAAACAATGTATGGACAAACGTGTTGCTTTGTGTCAccaaaaattgattatGGTATTTTTGATGCTGGTGATTCTTATTATATCACAACGCAGCGTGCCTTCAAAAATATGTCTTATCAGAAATTGACTCCAAAGAGGGCTGATTATAATGCAATCACTACTATTTCTGGTAGGTCTTTTATTGGCACGAAGATTCACGCCCCATTGACGCCGTACAAAGAACTAAGAATTCTACCTATGGATACAGTTATTGCCACAAAAGGTACTGGTGTCGTTACATGTGTTCCATCAAACTCACCAGATGATTTCATGACTtccaaagatttgaaaaacaaacCTGAATATTATGGAATCAAGGCAGAATGGATTGATCATGAACCTATTCCAATCATTCATACTGAGAAATATGGTGATCTAATTGCTAAAGCAATTTGTGAGgagaaaaagattcaatctCCAAAGGACACTGTTTTACTTGCTGATGCCAAGAAACTTGCATATAAAGAAGATTTTTACTCTGGTACAATGATCTACGGTAAATACAAGGGAGAGAAAGTTGAGGTAGCTAAAAACAAAGTCAAGCTCGACCTAATTGCATCTGGTGATGCCTTTGTGTATAACGAGCCAGAGTCCCTAGTGGTGTCTCGTTCTGGTGATGAGTGTATTGTTTCATTAGAAGATCAATGGTATGTTGACTATGGTGAGAAGCAATGGAAAGAACAGGCTTTTGAGTGTTTAGATGGCATGCAACTATTTGCACCAGAGGTCAAAAATGCTTTTGAAGGTGTCTTGGAATGGTTGAAAAACTGGGCGGTTTGTCGTACTTACGGTTTAGGTACCAAATTACCATGGGATCCAAAGTACTTGGTCGAATCTCTGTCTGACTCTACGATTTATCAAGCCTTTTATACCATTGCTCATTTATTATTCAAAGACTATTATGGTAATGAGATCGGCCCATTGGGAATCAAACCTGATCAAATGACGGACGATGTTTATGATTTCATATTCCAACATAAGGACAGAATTACTTCTGACATTCCTGTAGAGAGTCTACAGAGGTTGAGAAGAGAATTCGAATATTTCTACCCATTGGATGTCTCCATCTCTGGTAAGGATTTGATTCCAAACCATTTAACCTTTTTCATCTATACTCATGTAGCATTATTCCCAAAGAAATTCTGGCCAAAGGGTATCCGAGCAAACGGACATTTAATGTTGAATAATGCGAAGATGTCCAAATCCACTGGTAATTTCATGACTCTAAAGCAGATTGTCGAGAAATTCGGCGCTGATGCTTCACGTATTGCTCTTGCGGATGCAGGTGACACTGTTGAAGATGCGAACTTTGATGAATCTAACGCCAATGCCGCAATTTTAAGACTTTACAACCTAAAAGAATGGGCTGAAGAAATCATGAAGGATAGTGATAAATTAAGAACAGATGAACTCAGCgatttctttgatattgcttttgaaaatgaaatgaacTCATTAATCGAACAAACCTATAAGCAGTATGAATTAACTAACTATAAGAATGCTTTGAAGTACGGTCTATTTGATTTCCAAGCTTCCAGAGATTATTACCGTGAGTCAACCGTTGTTATGCACAAGGATTTAGTACTTCGTTATATTAAAGAACAGGTTTTGCTGCTAGCTCCAATTGCTCCACATTTCGCTGAGTACGTTTACCGTGAAGTTCTTGGCAACAAGCAATCTGTGCAAAATGCCAAATTCCCTCGCGCTTTTAAACCAGTTGATAATGCTATTACTGCCTCTTTGGAATATGTTAGATCTGTACAGAGAAGTATCAGAGAGGCTGAGGGACAGGCtctcaagaagaagaaaggcGGTAAACCGTCTGAAATTGATGCTTCAAAACCTGTAAGATTGACGCTATTAATATCTGAGTCTTTCCCAGAATGGCAAGCAAGCTGCGTGGAAATCGTTCGTGAACTATTTTCTCAACAATCTTTGGATGATAACAAGAAGATTAGGGACAAAATTTcaccaaaagaaatgaaacGTGCAATGCCTTTTATCTCATTGTTGAAGCAAAGATTAACCACTGAACCAGCAGAAGTCGTTTTCCAAAGGGAGTTATTATTTAATGAAGTTGAGACAGTGAAAGCTACTAAAGCAGTCTTGAAGAAAGCTGCGCAAGGTGTTAAGGTTGAAGAGCTCGTAGCAGTTTCTTTCCCATATGGTTCGAAAGTTGGTAAAAATATCTTTACCGGTGAAGAGGTTGAAATTCCGGCGCTTGCAAAGATCGTGGATAACGCCGTCCCTGGTAATCCAGGAGCATATATGCAAAACATCTAG
- the PEP4 gene encoding proteinase A (similar to Saccharomyces cerevisiae PEP4 (YPL154C); ancestral locus Anc_8.677) translates to MLLKNLLPLALMLLGYTEVTDAKVHSAKVRKQKLRDDMKDYYFEQHLAHLGQRYMLQYEKANPEVAFSREHPFFKDANHEVPLTNYLNAQYYTEISLGTPPQNFKVILDTGSSNLWVPSNECGSLACFLHEKYDHDSSSSYKPNGTEFAIQYGSGSLEGYISQDTLSIGDLTIPKQDFAEATSEPGLAFAFGKFDGILGLAYNSISVDGVVPPIYNAIGQDLLDEPKFAFYLGDESEDSENGGLVTFGGVDKSKYKGKITWLPVRRKAYWEVKFEGIGLGDEFAILDGHGAAIDTGTSLITLPSGLAEIINSEIGAKKGWSGQYTVECDTRDSLPDLTLNFNGYNFTIGPYDYTLEVSGSCISAITPMDFPEPIGPLAIVGDAFLRRFYSIYDLGNDAVGLAESV, encoded by the coding sequence AAAGATTACTACTTTGAGCAACACCTAGCGCACTTAGGTCAAAGATATATGTTGCAGTACGAGAAGGCAAACCCAGAGGTCGCATTCTCGAGAGAGCATCCATTCTTCAAGGATGCTAACCACGAGGTCCCGCTAACCAATTACTTGAATGCCCAATACTATACTGAGATTAGCTTAGGTACACCACCTCAGAATTTCAAGGTTATTTTAGATACTGGGTCATCCAATTTATGGGTCCCAAGTAACGAATGTGGTTCTTTGGCATGTTTCTTACACGAAAAGTACGACCATGACTCATCGTCGAGCTACAAACCAAATGGTACGGAATTTGCCATTCAATACGGTTCTGGGTCTTTGGAAGGTTACATTTCACAGGATACTTTGAGTATTGGTGATTTGACCATTCCAAAGCAAGATTTCGCTGAAGCAACAAGCGAACCGGGGTTGGCTTTTGCTTTTGGTAAATTTGATGGGATCCTAGGTTTGGCCTATAACTCCATTTCCGTCGATGGGGTGGTACCACCAATTTACAATGCAATCGGCCAAGATTTACTAGACGAACCGAAATTTGCCTTTTATTTAGGTGACGAATCTGAGGATTCTGAGAATGGTGGTCTTGTTACATTTGGTGGCGTCGACAAGTCGAAATACAAGGGTAAAATCACTTGGTTGCCAGTTCGTCGTAAAGCTTACTGGGAGGTCAAGTTTGAAGGTATTGGCCTAGGTGATGAATTTGCAATTCTTGATGGTCATGGTGCTGCTATTGATACTGGTACTTCATTAATCACATTGCCAAGCGGCCTAGCCGAAATTATTAACTCCGAAATCGGTGCCAAGAAAGGTTGGTCTGGTCAATACACTGTCGAATGTGATACTAGAGATAGTCTACCGGATTTGACTCTGAACTTCAATGGTTACAATTTCACAATCGGTCCATACGATTACACTTTAGAAGTTTCAGGTTCATGTATCTCTGCAATCACTCCAATGGACTTTCCAGAACCAATTGGACCTTTAGCAATCGTGGGTGACGCTTTCTTACGCAGATTTTATTCCATTTATGATTTGGGTAATGATGCCGTTGGTTTAGCTGAATCAGTTTGA
- the TGS1 gene encoding RNA methyltransferase (similar to Saccharomyces cerevisiae TGS1 (YPL157W); ancestral locus Anc_8.680), whose translation MHIKSDDKEHFLHITRRKYRKQYKRLKRLYGHDEYLVDPKAIMKKRQLFKYWRKKELLFSKVKDSPIYMTDELWYSVTPEILAVFLAKFLRACLPNANKILDVFCGGGGNAIQFAKLFSQVYGVDNAIEHLFCTFKNAQTYGVGDRIWLKYGPWERISARGRFAKLGIDCIFGSPPWGGPQYLKQDVYDLELALKPMGITELLKSFAKISDNIVLFLPRNSDLHQLSRATRSVMGADAKCRILKVSVHGYVKGIYCMWGQSLVDSSKQSDSQIEVGYVDSQDDNAEEKSEAEAIKRDPVNYEIDG comes from the coding sequence ATGCATATTAAAAGTGATGATAAGGAGCACTTCCTACATATTACCAGGCGCAAGTATAGGAAACAGTATAAACGATTAAAGAGGTTATACGGTCATGATGAGTATCTGGTAGATCCGAAGGCCATTATGAAAAAGCGACAGTTGTTCAAATATTGGCGGAAAAAAGAGCTACTCTTCTCGAAAGTCAAGGATTCTCCTATTTATATGACGGACGAGTTATGGTACAGTGTCACACCTGAGATCCTTGCTGTGTTTTTggcaaaatttttgagagcATGTCTGCCGAATGCGAATAAAATTTTAGATGTATTTTGTGGGGGAGGAGGTAACGCAATACAGTTTGCGAAATTGTTTAGTCAAGTGTACGGTGTTGATAATGCCATAGAACACCTGTTTTGTACGTTCAAGAATGCTCAAACTTACGGTGTAGGCGATAGAATTTGGCTGAAATATGGTCCGTGGGAGCGCATATCAGCCAGAGGTAGATTTGCTAAGCTCGGTATAGATTGCATATTTGGATCTCCACCTTGGGGCGGTCCTCAGTATCTGAAGCAAGATGTCTATGACTTAGAATTGGCATTAAAACCCATGGGCATTACAGAGTTGCTGAAAAGCTTCGCAAAAATAAGTGACAATATTGTGCTGTTTTTGCCGAGAAATTCTGATTTACATCAACTATCAAGAGCTACAAGATCAGTAATGGGTGCAGATGCAAAGTGTCGAATATTAAAAGTCAGTGTACACGGATATGTTAAAGGTATTTATTGCATGTGGGGCCAATCACTAGTTGACAGTAGTAAGCAATCTGATAGTCAAATTGAAGTAGGTTATGTTGACTCTCAAGATGACAATGCAGAAGAAAAGTCAGAAGCTGAAGCAATAAAAAGGGACCCTGTGAACtatgaaattgatggatAG
- the AIM44 gene encoding Aim44p (similar to Saccharomyces cerevisiae YPL158C; ancestral locus Anc_8.681): MIIRTPTRTKTKSFHGPQMTFKFPSTESLAKTNLDEYHLNNHHLLNHYHKNADSDDASQILSDYTSNSNTNTNSGRSSNGYYSFANISDNTTESPGYNFKSGVSGALGGTGGAGGNLATHESLVRKSDQQTTPKLEPMELHTDGSSPGSMSPMEAIPENAFTSVSTIFASIPTADNYSYHISSSVSSTKSIRNRKPSSVRRDPISKLQNIPPITQINTASSIETDSVKSKPASRLKRSKAIRCRGGLLQYFIYLGLKIKKHLRKVIQAIHRKLFQSKKHNNGSRNSSSSSKYIPKKRNLNSNKSKSKSKYNKMASRSSSTANLTTSHLKRTQRYVNNLQREMSNKSLKPVLLDEDSTRKVSKKETMTKKITPTAKEIGRNPTTSLRRTNSSIKRAASVIRTRTDDPRQISTLPYNRHSTDKNAENTKVSSTEDKKRETGGLPRSVASKSLSSLARQPSIVVKNKVIPLSIHPYAIEEEEEGNSVGDDDEYVISTNEMRPVSARSSCSSAEDFFEDAEDLEDAEDLEEAEDLEETESIAFTEDSRNVLAEAFKHYLSSVISQRIMLRLQIAKHQETGANSSYVDLMESIIREYEAPSTSSSLTPSVRDLTPCNKIQDDITNSKPQQEFSITSPFGKNGSRLKHSNSMISLSAQTVKRSLTLPIGIKV, encoded by the coding sequence ATGATAATTAGAACACCAACAAGAACAAAGACAAAATCATTCCATGGGCCCCAGATGACATTCAAATTTCCCTCCACGGAAAGTTTAGCGAAAACGAATTTGGACGAGTACCACCTTAATAACCATCACTTACTGAACCATTACCATAAGAACGCAGACAGTGACGATGCTTCTCAGATCCTCTCGGACTACACTTCCAACTCGAATACTAATACGAATTCGGGGCGCTCCTCAAATGGATATTATTCGTTCGCCAATATTTCTGACAACACAACGGAATCACCAGGTTATAACTTCAAAAGTGGAGTGTCGGGCGCTCTTGGGGGAACTGGCGGTGCAGGAGGAAATTTAGCAACTCACGAAAGCTTAGTGCGTAAATCGGATCAGCAGACAACGCCAAAGTTAGAGCCAATGGAGTTGCATACAGATGGATCATCACCCGGATCAATGTCTCCAATGGAGGCCATTCCAGAAAATGCTTTTACTTCGGTGTCTACAATCTTTGCATCTATTCCAACCGCTGATAACTATTCATACCACATATCTTCATCGGTGTCTTCGACAAAATCAATAAGAAACAGAAAACCATCATCAGTACGAAGAGATCCCATTTCCAAACTACAGAACATTCCACCTATTACTCAAATAAATACGGCGTCTAGTATTGAGACAGACTCCGTGAAATCTAAACCTGCTTCAAGACTAAAGAGATCAAAAGCGATACGATGCCGTGGTGGTCTTTTGCAATACTTCATATATCTAGGTTTGAAAATTAAAAAGCACTTGCGCAAAGTTATTCAAGCTATACATAGGAAGCTTTTCCAAAGCAAAAAGCATAACAATGGGAGCAGaaattcatcttcaagcTCGAAATATATTCctaaaaagagaaatttaAACTCAAACAAATCTAAATCTAAATCTAAATATAATAAGATGGCCAGCAGATCTTCAAGTACTGCTAATCTAACGACGTCCCACTTGAAAAGGACACAACGTTATGTGAATAATTTGCAAAGAGAAATGTCCAACAAGTCCTTAAAACCTGTACTTTTAGATGAGGATAGCACAAGGAAAGTGTCAAAGAAGGAAACCATGACCAAGAAGATAACACCTacagcaaaagaaataggACGTAACCCGACAACATCCCTGCGACGCACAAATTCATCCATCAAGAGAGCTGCATCTGTTATCAGAACAAGAACAGATGACCCCAGACAAATATCAACATTGCCATATAATCGCCATTCTACTGATAAAAATGCAGAAAACACGAAAGTATCATCTACTGAAGACAAAAAACGCGAAACAGGCGGTTTACCTAGATCTGTTGCGTCGAAGTCATTGAGCTCACTGGCCCGTCAGCCTTCAATAGTCGTCAAAAACAAAGTGATTCCGCTCTCGATACATCCTTACGCTATcgaagaggaagaagagggTAATAGCGTTGGAGATGACGACGAGTACGTTATAAGTACCAACGAGATGAGACCGGTAAGTGCAAGGAGCTCATGCTCCTCTGCGGAGGATTTCTTCGAAGATGCGGAAGATCTGGAAGACGCAGAAGATCtggaagaagcagaagaTCTGGAGGAAACCGAAAGTATCGCATTTACGGAAGACTCGAGGAATGTCTTAGCCGAAGCATTCAAGCATTATTTGAGTTCGGTCATTTCCCAACGTATTATGTTGAGACTGCAAATCGCCAAACATCAAGAGACTGGCGCAAACAGTTCCTATGTAGATCTAATGGAATCCATAATCAGAGAATACGAGGCTCCTTCAACGTCCTCATCGTTGACACCATCCGTGAGAGATCTCACACCATGCAACAAAATACAAGATGACATCACAAATTCAAAACCTCAACAGGAATTCAGCATAACATCTCCCTTCGGTAAGAATGGTTCGCGCTTGAAACATAGCAATAGCATGATCTCATTATCGGCACAAACCGTCAAAAGATCCCTAACCTTGCCGATTGGCATCAAGGTCTAA
- the PET20 gene encoding Pet20p (similar to Saccharomyces cerevisiae PET20 (YPL159C); ancestral locus Anc_8.682), which translates to MFRRFGIVSLRRGANSRCSGGIRNNHSFNGSANRYQSSFTFLNNQSLLQKDELKQSKRKNRKSFYKNEDEEEQSKLNKCTVELSTHMRKPKKHDYSWLPRVPSTGFLKPRDVSTKVLYSGYRPLFINPDKSDIGTEGGQGGSTLYEFAMKLEDLSDQTPWMTSAAGMEFYSEWDNIPVELRKNLKPFEPPVSNENVEDTEMSALRKLKEEIYLNEKAKLINRSKGRKKPVVTLMRLKKKLDEGK; encoded by the coding sequence ATGTTCAGGAGGTTTGGAATAGTATCTCTGAGAAGAGGCGCAAATTCAAGATGCAGTGGCGGAATAAGAAATAATCACAGTTTCAACGGGTCTGCTAATCGATACCAGTCCTCatttacatttttgaataacCAATCATTGTTGCAAAAGGATGAGCTGAAGCAGTccaaaaggaaaaatagGAAGTCTTTTTACAAGAATGAAGACGAGGAAGAGCAGTCTAAGCTAAATAAATGTACTGTTGAGCTTAGTACGCATATGAGGAAACCGAAAAAGCACGATTATTCTTGGCTCCCACGGGTCCCATCAACTGGCTTTTTGAAGCCTCGTGATGTCAGTACAAAAGTTTTATACTCAGGTTATAGGCCACTGTTTATTAATCCCGATAAATCTGATATTGGGACAGAGGGAGGCCAAGGTGGCAGTACATTATACGAATTCGCAATGAAGCTTGAAGACCTGAGTGATCAAACACCGTGGATGACTTCAGCAGCCGGAATGGAGTTTTACAGTGAATGGGATAATATTCCTGTTGAACTGCGCAAAAATCTGAAACCCTTCGAACCTCCTGTGTCCAATGAAAATGTGGAAGACACAGAAATGAGTGCATTACGAAAACTAAAGGAGGAAATCTatttaaatgaaaaagctAAATTGATCAATAGAAGTAAAGGGAGGAAAAAACCTGTTGTAACGTTAATGcgattgaaaaaaaaattggacGAAGGTAAATGA
- the ENV9 gene encoding Env9p (similar to Saccharomyces cerevisiae YOR246C; ancestral locus Anc_8.684), which produces MSLSQKVDPDTLPYYNRHADRKIAVITGGNSGIGWYTVLHLYMHGFVVYICGRNSSKVNKAIKAIMAEAKRRSELKGKEKNEAKVVHGSLLYIHADLTDLKSVERAAAKIMKKETKIDVLINNAAVMAQPYEVTKDGFEIQLQTNYISHFLLSMKLLPLLRNCDSQPRLITLSSLGHNLQFKYWNLTQDWNYRPNMIFTWMRYAMAKTSSIQFTKMMAIKYPDILCFSIHPGLVMSTNLFSYWTRLPLVGIFFWMLFQIVGFFFGVSDEQGAMATIKCALSRDFSIEEDSGKYFTTGGVESKPSFVANNLDDAASTWIWTVHELRDRGFTL; this is translated from the coding sequence ATGAGTCTTTCTCAAAAGGTGGATCCCGATACTTTACCGTACTATAATCGACATGCGGATAGGAAAATTGCTGTTATCACTGGTGGTAACAGTGGCATAGGTTGGTATACTGTTCTACATTTGTATATGCATGGATTTGTTGTTTATATATGTGGGAGGAATTCAAGTAAAGTTAATAAAGCCATAAAGGCGATAATGGCAGAAgccaaaagaagaagtgaaCTTAAaggtaaagaaaaaaatgaagcaaaaGTAGTGCATGGCTCTTTGCTCTATATTCATGCGGACTTGACAGACCTGAAGTCTGTGGAAAGAGCAGCAGCtaagataatgaaaaaggaGACCAAAATTGACGTTTTGATCAATAACGCAGCAGTAATGGCACAGCCTTATGAGGTTACCAAGGACGGGTTCGAAATTCAATTGCAGACCAATTACATTTCACACTTTCTTCTCTCTATGAAGCTGCTACCTCTGTTGCGAAATTGCGACTCGCAACCTCGACTGATTACGCTATCATCGCTGGGTCACAATCTACAGTTCAAATACTGGAATTTAACTCAAGATTGGAACTACAGACCCAACATGATTTTCACCTGGATGAGATACGCGATGGCAAAGACTTCGTCCATCCAATTCACAAAAATGATGGCAATCAAATACCCGGATATTCTTTGTTTCTCCATACACCCTGGCCTCGTTATGAGCACTAATCTTTTCAGTTACTGGACAAGATTGCCCTTGGTAGGAATCTTCTTCTGGATGTTATTCCAAATCGTAGGTTTCTTCTTCGGGGTATCAGATGAGCAAGGTGCAATGGCAACAATAAAATGTGCTCTATCGAGAGATTTTTCCATCGAAGAGGATAGCGGCAAGTATTTCACAACCGGAGGTGTCGAATCTAAGCCGAGTTTTGTAGCCAATAATCTCGATGATGCTGCCTCGACGTGGATTTGGACCGTACATGAATTAAGGGACCGCGGGTTTACACTCTGA